The following DNA comes from Triticum aestivum cultivar Chinese Spring chromosome 3D, IWGSC CS RefSeq v2.1, whole genome shotgun sequence.
CAAAAAACATACTTACCCCTTGTACTAACTGAAATGTCTGCGAAGTAGTCTCGAACGCCTGTTTTGAAAGGGCGACCATTCACATAGAGAGAGTAGTAATGATTTATTCCAATAAAATCTAAAGAACCCTTGATAAGTTCAGACTGAACTTCCGTGAAGGGTGGAAGGCGAGAGCCGACATTCTTCTTCATCACTTGTGGGTAGTCCCCAAACACCAATGGATCTAGTATCCTGGCAGTACTGCACTTAAGATCTCAACAATGCACGTATCATGCAGGTTAAACACTCCCAATAACAAAACGGAGGTACAGTATCATACCAGCCGAAGTAGAAATCTTTACATCTCCGAGTTGCATCTAAATCCACAGTGGAATTTGTCCATGGATAACTCCAGAAAGAGTAAATACTTATGCCAATAACTCCTTTTTGCATGGCCTATGTCCAAAAAGGTTCCTTAGTTATTTATGAGCCTATACCTCAGAAAGATTTGCACCGTGACAGGGAAATAACAAAAAAGTAATAGTACCTTTTTATAGAAAACGAAGAATAAGAGTCTATGTACATGATGTCCCTGTTTTAAAGGGAACTGGGCCCAGGAACCTAAATAAAATAAATCGACTACTTCCCTAGGAAAATACGATCCTCAGTGTGTAGCCAATGTTGAAACATGTATTAATAAAAAGTTGAATTAGGATGCGGTTAATGTGTAATGACTGAAAATGGTGCCTCTACCCTTGAGAAAAGTTAAAAAGTTTGGAATATCACAGTTCATGAAGACCTAAACATCACCAAAACTATTCCATGTACAAAAATCATCCACTCACTTGATATTTTCTTCTGTACAGACTGACCACCGATGCATGCGCCATAAGGGTATTATGAGCTGCTATGTATGGCTCCACACTAGAGTCCCCGGCGGTGCACTTTGTTGCTCCAAACGGATCCGAGCAACGGGCAGGAGGGAATATAGCAATATCATAAGAGGCCACTATACCAATGTTTGGCTGATTCACCGTCGTCCAAGTTGCAACCCTATCTCCAAACTCCCTGAAGCAAACATCTGCATATGCTGTGAAATCTTCGCTGCATTTTTCAGATTTGAAAAGATGGATATGGCAAAAAGAGTATGTTGTAAGTACGCTGATGACATATAAAATCGCCACTGCAGTAGAATTATCTATGTGGTGGTGAAAGCATATATACACTCACATAATTCTGGGGCTTAACCATCCACCATACTCATCTTCCAGAATCCGAGGGAGATCTAGATGGTGAAGTGTGATATGGACCTGAATTCCTGGGATAAATACCACAGAGACAAGAGGGTtcaaacttttattttgtattcatttctTGAGGAGGAACATCGATTATATGAAGTATGATCCTGACAATTGATTGCAGTTAAATATCTTTAAATGCTCAAAGATCTAATAAAAATACTTACCATGATTCACTAGCTCATGAATGAGGTTATTGTAGTACTCTAGCCCTTTGGGATTGACAGCTCCACGTCCATCTACAAACCCAAAAATTCCGGAATCAATGAGGCAATTTAGAAAAGACACGCTCACTTGGAAAATTAATTTTTGATGAAGGTTATGAGAATTTATGTACTCGGAATGAGTCTTGACCAGGAGATGGAGAACCTATAAGCCTCTAGGCCTGTCTCAGACATGAGGTTCACATCCTCCTACAAAATCAGATAAGCCAAATTTCTTTTGGAACCATCAAAGCAGAGAAATGCTCAATATTTCGCAGGGGCTATTTACCATGTATTTGTGGTACCCATCTGCAGTAACATCTCCCGTGCTTTTGTCAGGTATTTTTCctgcaagataaaaaaatctaGCTGTCAAAATTGACCTAACTGCGATTGGTCAAGTTGTGGGTCTTGGCTATTGGATTGCCAATAATTTATTCTAAATTTAGTTATGCTTCAGCAACATAAATGATGTGTAAATTGTTCTATCAAGAGGGAACTGATCTCAGATACCCACTCAACGCATTAGGGAAGCTGATCACAAATTGTTGATGGTGCTATTTCTTAGCAATGCAAAATATCCACGATCATATGCGCCCATGCTAAAACAAGCTACTGTCAGGCATTGCGCCACTGAAAAAACAGAGACAGATTTCAGAAGCATTTAACAACCCACCTGCGTGAGTGAAAGTGTCCCAACTGCTCGGGCTCCTGCCATCCTCAGCAACAGCACCCTCATACTGCACGCAAAAGAAACATCAAAACTGATTAAATTGACGACGGCACCCGATGGACTagatactactcccttcgttcctaaatatttgtcttcttagagatttcaaatggactatcacatacggatgtatacagacatattttagagcgtagattcactcattttgctccgtatgtagtcacttgctgaaatctctagaaaaccaaatatctaggaacggagggagtagtagattacTTACTTGATATGCCGAGGTTCCGGCTCCAAAGACGAACTCCTGTGGAAAATCACTTCTTGTGAAGCCAAGAGCTGCCCCAGTTGCATCATGAACCCAGAGGGACAACAAGAGGTAGAAGAAGGCCGTAGCACCCATCTATGCTTGTGCCTTTCTTTGCATACTCGACTAGCTCCCTTCGGAGGAGATTTATATATATTAGATAGAGAATTAATCTCAACAGCAACCTCGTGGAAATCAATCTGAATGCACGTGCCTGCACGCTTCAATGCACATTGCCTTTCCTTTTCCAATAACGACACCTGGGGCTTTCTTGATACTGTGCTGCATTCATTCAGTTGCCGCTCTAAGGTGGTGGTGTGTTCAACCGCCCCTTCAGCACCCCACGAGCCCCATCGGCAAATTGATGGAAAAGACATGCTCACTTGGAAAATCAATTCCCTGCAAATAACGAACAGGAGGGATGGTGAGCGTCAGCATCTGCTACTCTTATCCAGGTTAAGTGGAAGACGAACGGCATCCATAGTGGCTTCAGCTAGATAGAAATCCGGTTTTGCTAACAGTTAGGTGCCTGAAAAAAACTTTTGTTCCAGTCGAATCTTTTTTCTAAAGGCAGCAGCAGCCGGCTCGGTTTTGTTGCAGTCGTTCTTTCTTTCTTTCCCTGGAACAACCCGCTTACAGAGGCTGGC
Coding sequences within:
- the LOC123079521 gene encoding beta-glucosidase 2-like isoform X1: MGATAFFYLLLSLWVHDATGAALGFTRSDFPQEFVFGAGTSAYQYEGAVAEDGRSPSSWDTFTHAGKIPDKSTGDVTADGYHKYMEDVNLMSETGLEAYRFSISWSRLIPNGRGAVNPKGLEYYNNLIHELVNHGIQVHITLHHLDLPRILEDEYGGWLSPRIIEDFTAYADVCFREFGDRVATWTTVNQPNIGIVASYDIAIFPPARCSDPFGATKCTAGDSSVEPYIAAHNTLMAHASVVSLYRRKYQAMQKGVIGISIYSFWSYPWTNSTVDLDATRRCKDFYFGCTARILDPLVFGDYPQVMKKNVGSRLPPFTEVQSELIKGSLDFIGINHYYSLYVNGRPFKTGVRDYFADISVSTRGSRTGPPAGQGAPANVSSDPKGLQLQLEYLKETYGNLPVYVQENGMGSADDGLDDTERVSYLSSYMESTLNAIRNGANVRGYLVWAFMDVFELLSGYQSRYGLYRVDFADGSRPRQARLSARWYSGFLKHNRTTALLETNARVTTTVSS
- the LOC123079521 gene encoding beta-glucosidase 5-like isoform X2, which translates into the protein MGATAFFYLLLSLWVHDATGAALGFTRSDFPQEFVFGAGTSAYQYEGAVAEDGRSPSSWDTFTHAGKIPDKSTGDVTADGYHKYMEDVNLMSETGLEAYRFSISWSRLIPNGRGAVNPKGLEYYNNLIHELVNHGIQVHITLHHLDLPRILEDEYGGWLSPRIIEDFTAYADVCFREFGDRVATWTTVNQPNIGIVASYDIAIFPPARCSDPFGATKCTAGDSSVEPYIAAHNTLMAHASVVSLYRRKYQAMQKGVIGISIYSFWSYPWTNSTVDLDATRRCKDFYFGWILDPLVFGDYPQVMKKNVGSRLPPFTEVQSELIKGSLDFIGINHYYSLYVNGRPFKTGVRDYFADISVSTRGSRTGPPAGQGAPANVSSDPKGLQLQLEYLKETYGNLPVYVQENGMGSADDGLDDTERVSYLSSYMESTLNAIRNGANVRGYLVWAFMDVFELLSGYQSRYGLYRVDFADGSRPRQARLSARWYSGFLKHNRTTALLETNARVTTTVSS